From a region of the Hemibagrus wyckioides isolate EC202008001 linkage group LG14, SWU_Hwy_1.0, whole genome shotgun sequence genome:
- the ppt2b gene encoding lysosomal thioesterase PPT2: MMMKSPGSRGQGVQGSVLVCWWLLSSVCVLGFKPVIIIHGLFDTPADFINLKRYINQSHPGTNVSVIDLFDRTASLEPLWKQVEGFKEAIYPIMQNAADGVHLLCYSQGGLICRGILSTLNDHNVHSFISLSSPQAGQYGDTDYLKYFFPEFVKSNLYHLCYTAVGQKISICNYWNDPHHRDMYVNTSDYLALLNNERLHSESTVWKQNFLRIKKLVLIGGPDDGVIMPWQSSQFGFYDENETVVEMKSQEVFLRDAFGLKSLYARGDLELCSVAGVEHIYWHSNETVYKSCIDKWLT, translated from the exons atgatgatgaagagccCGGGTTCGAGAGGTCAGGGTGTCCAGGgctcagtgttagtgtgttggtggttattgtccagtgtgtgtgtgctggggttTAAACCTGTCATTATTATACATGGACTCTTCGACACTCCTGCTGATTTCATCAACCTCAAGAGATACATCAATCAG tctcaccCCGGGACGAATGTGTCAGTAATAGACCTGTTTGACCGCACTGCCAGTCTGGAGCCGTTGTGGAAGCAGGTGGAAGGCTTTAAGGAGGCCATTTATCCCATCATGCAGAATGCTGCAGATGGAGTTCACCTCCTCTGTTActcacaag gagggTTGATATGTAGAGGAATCCTTTCTACACTGAATGACCACAACGTTCactccttcatctctctctcctcccctcaGGCTGGACAATACGGAG acacagACTATCTGAAGTACTTCTTCCCTGAGTTTGTCAAGTCCAACCTCTATCACTTGTGTTACACCGCTGTGGGGCAGAAGATCTCCATCTGCAACTACTGGAACG ACCCTCATCACAGAGACATGTATGTGAACACCAGTGATTATCTCGCACTGCTGAACAACGAGAGGCTGCATTCTGAATCCAcag TGTGGAAACAGAACTTCCTGCGTATTAAGAAGCTCGTGCTGATTGGTGGACCGGACGATGGTGTCATCATGCCATGGCAGTCGAG TCAGTTTGGTTTCTATGACGAAAACGAGACGGTGGTGGAGATGAAGTCTCAGGAA gtgtttctGCGGGACGCTTTCGGCCTGAAGTCTTTGTACGCTAGAGGAGATCTGGAGCTGTGTTCAGTAGCCGGAGTGGAGCACATCTACTGGCACTCCAACGAAACCGTGTACAAGAGCTGCATCGATAAATggctcacataa